In the Pocillopora verrucosa isolate sample1 chromosome 4, ASM3666991v2, whole genome shotgun sequence genome, CCGTTTGATGCATTTTCATCTGAGCTCTGCACTGTTAAATTGAGTTTAGAAAACTTGAGTACGTAGCAAGTTGAGCCGTTAACTCCCCTGATACACATACAAAAAAGTCTTTTTATTAACTCGTCATATTAATTGAAATCAATCCAACATCAGTTTCTAAAATAAATCTGATTTATTCAGATGTATTTAAAACTTTGTTCCTAGTCTGATTCTACCAATATCTGCTTTTAAAAGGATCTGCGACTTCCCCTCCAGAGAAAAGAAGTGTTCAACCGCCATTCTTTGCTGGTGGTAGTCCTCCAAAAGGGCTACCTGGTACTTCTCAAGGGATCGAAATCGAGCAGACGCTGCCTTATGATCCTCCAGGCACTCCaccttactttttttctctctttgatcCAAGCACCAATACACCGTTTTATTCAGCTTACAAAGTTACACATGCTCAGTCAAAGGACATTGGGAAAGGAAGAAGGCCGGGTAGAATACGCTGGAGAGAAGGCGGTGTGGAGAGAGGTTTGGAGATAATCATTAAACATTAATTGCAGGTTGACTCAGTCCACATGGTAACACCTGATAGGGCAAGAGACCTTAGTAAGGAAGAAAGGCTGGGTGGAATGACGTGGAGAAACCCCCAGGTTACAGATAGTCATTGAACATCGACTTAATTTTGAATGGTGAACACCAGTACATTATTATCGAACCAACTCACGTATGTCCTCAGAGTTTCACAGATTAATCAAGATCAAACTGCACTTTGTCGTACGGGGACCGTATCGTGAGCGTACATGTCTGAATGTATTTTGTAGACTGATGCCCCTCTTctacccctttttttttttttttttcaaaaagtaacAAACAATACAGCTCGTCAAACATGGGAAATCATCGCTTTAACTCTCTAGCATTGGAGGCATTCGTTAACCAAAGCTGAAAAGACTGcgtaatttattatttaaagtCGAGTCTTCCTTAATTTTCGATTAGTTTTCGATCAGCTATAGAGGGGGTAGAATTAGTAGAAAGTGTAAACAACGCATCACGAAATAAAGGAGAAACAACTGTAGGGTTCCAGTATagtgaaaagcaaaatattcaCATTTTACGGGGTTTCAATTTCGCATTTTAACTggtcatgaaaattaaaaacagtcaTCCCGTATCACGCAGTAACCCCTTTCCCCTCCTCGCTAAACTGGCACGCTTTGCAGAGCACGTATACATCCTGTGCCTTTCCGCCAGGACAAGCCAAGCAATTAAGGCGTTAATGATATTCTGAAAATGAGAACTGTCCATCACCGAGTGCCGACCTCACCTATTTCAGGTCTGTGGGGCCAACTAGTGGGTGATCTCTAATATATTTCCTGACTAACGGAACACCAAGTTTGACTTCATACCCTCACGGTTATACAAGAGGAGGGGATACAGTTTTAAGATTAGTGTACAACACTTCTTTGATACCAACAAAATAtcataatatttttgtttatcgTTCTATAACATCTATATTCACAGGTGTTCCTGATCTCAAAATTGCTTATAAGGAAGCAATCGAAAAAAACCGAGAACGTCTTAGAGGATCACGTCCAAACCAAGAATTAACCAAAGGCCATTTGAATCCCTCAGCGATAAATTCCTTTAACGAAAAATTCATGGACGCTACCTACACATTTACCAATGTAGTACCTCAGTTTGCAGCGTCGAACTTTTATTTGACGAAGTTTGAGACAAAAGTGGAAAATTATGCAAAGGACAATTGTGGCAAGAAAGATGGAACCCTCTACCTTTTGACTGGCAGATCAGAAAATGGCCTTGTCACTAGTCCGGCAGGGATAGCTGTTAAGGATTCTACAAATGTAATTCCTAAGCCCTTTCCGACGGATACGTTTGTGCAAGGTACAATAACACTTGTAACTCCTCGTTCTCTGTGGACAGCTGTTTGCTGTATATGGCAAGTACCAGGTGAGGAGAAGAAAAGAGCAGAATCTTTTGCAATGATGAGCAACAATCAAGACAAAAGATCGAATGTTCATCAAACAGAAATGAGCGTGCGCGAACTAGAGGAGTTCTTGACGACACCACCAGATGCCAAAGTAAATTTGTTCCCTGGGGAAGAGGAATGTCGACCACCTGCGACCTAAGAACTATCTACATTACGAAGAGAATGTCGATGAGAACAGGCTGTTCAGAGTCAGGTAGATAAATTAATACCTCTGATTAATGAGAGACTTCTGAAGAAGTGTCTTCCTCTTTGGCATATATGTGTTTCCTTAGCAACAAGACTTTGAAATGATAACGAGagatcattaaaaaataaaaaactttggAACCAAACTGCCTTTTATGTACAGACAGCTATGGTGAATTCTGAAACAGATGTCTGCATCCCGATTCACCTCAGTCTACTCTTATCCTTGCCAATTCGCCCTAATCAAATCCTATCAATTCTAATTCACTCCAAACCTTCCTGAATCACTCTAATCCACATCTTCACCCTCCTATCTTTACCCCGGCTATGAtggaaaaagagaaacactGCATGACAACCAAAAAAAGATCTGCGTAGCATATTTGGGTGTGGATCTCCCTAAAATGTTGTTTTCTAGTCAAATTTAACACTCTTTCACAAGTTCTCATTGTAAAGTACTCCCTTTTCACTTTCGACTAGAGAAACTTCTTTTTTCCTGAACATCGGTTTTCTGTTCAGTTTCATTGCATGAAAAGGAGGAAAGAGAAACTGTATGAAGCTCAAATATTGCAACAATGTTCGATCTCAAACcatatttcaatttcatcaatTCATGAGTTTAGAGCgtcgtaaaatattttttgtggtGTTACAAGGCATcacattttaagtttttcatttttagttttgagacaatggaaatttttaaatgaaaacatacCGAGAACACGAAATTGTACAATGGGTAGAGAGTGCTTACAGGTAATATGGTTAAGCACTCAAAGCCAAACTGATCGatagagaattaaaaattgttaaaaaattatagaagaaaaattaataatggGGTTTTTATTCTTCTTGCGATACTAAGAAATCTTTACCACAAGCTGAGGTATTAAGAGTGTGTCTACGAGAGCATtgggcagtcgtgctacatgccatctcaccgatttcaatcAAACTTTGCCATTCTAAAAGGGTCTTCCCCAAaactttcttgatcaatcatcttgtatgaaGAGCTAAAGAAAGtgggtttatttggtcaagtgaccggctagagccagaattgcgtgacaggtttAGTTGAgggaaacttgtcacagtcgcagattttaaaaggcatccagACAAAGATACCAGtggtgcccaaagatttttttgatggttttcagagatgaaatgatagattataaagggtaattaagattagCGTTGTAGttttctggcaacgggagatatttgacctcaaagttgtcaaatatttagatgaatcgaaaaatctaaaaacacagtcgtttatttgcctctgttgattcacaagccgtcaatcaaattgactgatacttgcgtcAGACATTAACTAGTAATGTAATAATAAgtgtgcaaaccctcagagtaattggttaaataccatcgcagtgagagcttcatacattttacctattttgaggCGATTTCCttagtgaaaaccaagaaaaaccgagaagggggtggtctatctccccccggatAAAACCAAAACGGAAACTactttgtcttttttagttttggggtagaccttttaaactgacaaagtttcattgaaatcggtgacCAAACCTTGTATCTTCAAGCGATCACGAAccgtttttcttcttcttctcgaAAATTGGCAGGCATCGAATCATTCTAGACTTTTTGTTTCGCGCTAGATGATGGCTGCTCCTGGTTTGCTGAATACAGTTATGTAACGATGGTAACTAAGGTAATCGATAaaggttaaaaatgttattttcagcAATAGCGACGGTGCAGCACTGGTGATGTAGTTTTAACGGTTATGTATTACCGAAGCAATAGTCGCACTGAAGGTACAGTGAAGCCGAAGAGTTTATCACCCTACGTCAGTGACAATGACTTGGACGTAATTGTAATAGATGTTGTCGTAGTCCATGATTATAGTGACAACGGTGAAGATCAATATTAGGATAGTGAGGATATGGTACGAATCATCTCATATCCGTCATTGCTCAACGGCTCATCCAaggtcaaaattattttataccTCGGAGTTTCAATATTCTGACTTCGATGTCTTCAATGGCTTGCTTATTGGAATCACTTCTTTGGACCAAAAGCCAGATAAATTCCAAACTACTTTAATTCAACAATTGTAAGTACGGTTTGTAATGTAATTTTGTGCTGTTTTTTCTattaaacgaaaaaataaaagagaaaattccacAAACTACTTAACAAGGCCCGGTTTTTCATGGGTTCGAGTGCTCTTTCAAGAACTTAAATCTCATCATGCTCTTTCCCCTTTTTCCGTTTATTAATCGCCACCCGATAGTTAAAGTTCAAGCTTTTCCGCAAGCATTACCAAGtactaaataaaaaataaaaaataaaatcgagAAATCCtaagaataattctgagaaaaatCGTGAGGCCTCACTATAAATTACAGTAACCCACTAATCTTTCGTCCTCCATAAGACATAATACCAGATCGTTAGTTTTACATATCGTTTTCGCATTCCACAATCATTTGAGGACTTACCTTGTGCTCTCTGGACAATATGAATCAGTTTTGCTGCTGTTTCGGTATATTTCAGAAGACTaagaaaaacaatgaagttAATCATGCAAGGAAAAACATATTCTTATTGAATAATAAGACTAATAAGTGGATGCAAACCACCAGTATGTTTGTAAATTATGCAGGTAATAGGAAATTTCGGTTGAATTTTCAGTCCTGAAAATGCGTCTGAATATCAAGACCCCGGTCATAGTTTTACCTTATACAGACCTAGCAGCCGGAAATAACGCAATTCATTACGCAATAAGTTTAGAGATAAATTATGTAACTTTTTTGCTTAACAAGTCGTTGTTTTAAGATCACAGTCATTGTTCCAGAGAATCCCATAGACTGCGAATTATGATTAAATGCACCTCACAGTTCAGTTTTTACAACCATACTCTCCCAATCTCTCCTGGCTAGCCCTCCAAGGTGAATTTCCATATAGATAGATGAGTGAGATTATGCAAACCATTAGCAGAACAATCTTCATCTTGACAACTTTGAGCCAATTTATAGCCATGATTTTATTCCGCTTTTTATAGTACCAATATTTGATCCACTATGATTATACGTTGTACCTGGTGCAATCAGAGAACTTATAATAGAACTTATCATATTTGCGAAACACCAAGAGATCAAACCTTATTAGTACAAATTTGTTagtgaaacaaaaatgaatcaTAGCATTATTTAAAAAGAACCTCTGGGCAATCAAATGAAATCAACGCTGTGAATCTATGTACATGTAGTGCTTTTTTAAGGAAGACTTTGACTCTGCCAACAGAGCTATTTATCGTGCTAATGAAGGATTCATGGACGTTTTCAGGAGGTTCTTGAAAATTTCCAGGTTTTAGCGTTACCAATGCCAGAAGCTTGCCGTGTAAATAGACACCCTCTCTGTTCGTTTCTACGGCGGTTTAACTTACATTGTTGGGGGTTAGTTCTTATAAAGTGAAGTTAATATTAAGTTGTGGATTTAATGTTTCTGAAAAAGACGTTCGAAGGGAAGAAGTTCAACTCCATCGGATGGAATCCGATGGAGACATTAAGCAAAACAATTCATTACAAGGGCGGATCACGTGAACCTTAAACTCAATAAAGCTTTGTCAGGCATAAGATGGTAAGTTTCGATCTGCCATTAGAGGTACATTGCTGTGTTCAGGTTCGTTGGTTACACGTCAGTATGGCAAATAATTCAAGATTTATAGAAATCTCCTTCGTTGTCAAATTGTCACTCGTACGTATTTCACAGCTAAGAAATACTTTTacaattgaaaaatgaaaccaTGAACATAGAGCTGTGATAAGTCTCTGAAATCTAGAACATAATCAAATCTGTGTTTAGGCAGTTTTTCCAGGATGTCAATATTCCATCATTCTTGTGAACTGGCTGAGGACCGGAGATCGATTTTTATTTATAATGATAGCACTGTACCAAAAAGAAGCGGATTGAAGATGGAACCGAGCTGAGTGCTGTTTATCTcctcattttcctttttgtggaTGGCTGGATTCttacattgaagaaaaaaacaaaacaaaacataacaaacgaacaaacaaaacatagcAAATTTGGGCCAgagtcatttattcattttcctAATTCGTTATATTTAACACAATGGAAAgctcttcctttcttctcaaGCAAAATACTTTGATTCCTTGAAACTATAACATGAAGGCTTTACCATTAGGATTcagcaaaacaaatttctcCTGAAGAATGTTTTGATCCGACGACGCTGACACAAAATGTAAAGAGAGATATCGGTAAAGATCATAACAAAATCTTTTATTCCAGTAAGCAATGATTTTATAGCGATCCTACGAAGAACTGGTAACAACTGGTTTCAGCAAGGTTCAAAGATCaccaaaaactgaaaaacttgaaataaaaatgtacCTATTGTATAAATCTCGATTGATTGTAGTGACAAGTGTTTTCAAAcccaccaattttttttaagcaatgtTTTTAGTCAAATCCACCAACCATAGAaatgatcacaataaccatagcaacaaccacatATCGTaaaaaagttgtggaatttcCAAAGTTGAGGAATATTTTActtagacattgtctctactgcacatatttgtcctaaatgtatttgttgttttcggaaattgtaacagttatgattaattggtaacaggactttgtgccGTCCAATTCTgcctgtaatcatactcatgattacagaccgaattggactccactcggtcctattatcattataaatcaggctggtgatagCTAATCACGTTCGAtatataattttgattaatgATGTAATACTGCTGaaatagttgtgttgtaagcttcaGGAATGAGAGAGAGCCACTGTGGAAAACTGTTCACTTCAAGAAACTTTGGAGACAacagtgagattgtgtcagtgagGAGCTAAGATGTAGTTTTTAAAGGGCTCAAGGATAGCTTagtaaggataattactgtATTGCCTTTGGGAGTCGCTCCTTCGTGTTCTTTCTGTCGGTTAAATTATACCGTAACAAATGCCGTCAATTGCTGACTTCTATGCTTGACTAGCTATATAACTCCTAAATTTTactttggtaaataattaaTAGCGGATGACTGTTTTTCAAGCCCCCctaaagtttgagggaaaattaaaaatctcaATACAAACGGAATGATTGTGAGCTAGGCTGATCTAGGGCGCGGTTTCTTATCGATTCACGCACCTGTGTGTCGAAAAATTTATCATGCTTGGCGTTTGAATCGTATATCTATCGTAGAAATGGAGGTatcaatttgatttaatctGAAGTATCCATTCATGCAAAATTAGCGATTTACGTGCATTCTGGTACAAAGAGTTGATCGGTTCGATCCCGCTGTCGAAACAATGATCTCTAACTTTAACGTTTTAAAGTGAAATTGATTGGCCTCTGGCTAAGTTCGATCAGCTCTATGGCTTAATAATTTTATGAATTGATAGAGAATTGGTAAGTGATAAAATTTACATGAGCCCCTGACGTTTGCgaataattgaaaatatcaatgcCATAGCCAAAACTAAAGTTAGGcacgaatttttgttttttctgacaTGTGTGCCTATAAATCAATAAAGATAATTGTTATATCGCTGGCAGTGCCAGTGGACAATATGAAGCAAATTCTGTATTCTCATTGGCTATTTGAGGGGGACAAGATGAGCCCATCTTGCCCGCTTGGGATTGCCCGCTTTGATCCCGTGCAAGAAAAAGGAGGGGGCCCATTAactgtaacttggtcaccaacttcgaggtggcgttgataaagaaactctggcaATAATCGGTGCTTAGCCGTaccctacgtgtagccgtaccctcccctccccttcccccccccccctccaccttAGGGGAGGGAGAGGGTAGGGCTTCACGTAGTGTTCGATAACATTTGCGACGAcgataacatttgcgtttagcggctattcgagatcagtggaagcgcgtaattgccgctcagatggaagagaaaccggaacccaaatagATCTAAttggaaaaaccaaaaaccgcATCGcatatcaaatccgaaaacccgttGGAGTTTTttgcgaaaaccgaaaaccaaatgctaaaccgtaatgaacaccaaaaccaaaaaaccgaaaaaccgaagttTCTTGacacaaaaaccgaaaaaccgatctaaaatAAATCTTActttaaacaaaattgtttggcCTAGATGGTTAGATTTAAGTCTCGttcttttattcattcaaatgcaaaaaaataactcGCCCAAAATCCAGTCATTTATAACACTTTGAAACTTCACTAAAACTTAAAACGACGTTTGGCTTTGCGTTACTAACGCGTTTTGACTTTGCGTTAAGACTTTTGTAAGAGACCATCAAATGAAAGAGTCGTATAAAATAACCGACGCAAATTTAAAGCCATCACCTTAGTTAATGTGGATGTTTTCTCGATTTTGAAGGTTTGCAAAGAGCTAATGTTACTCAATATGTTCCCAGGAAATACTAAATGTGCTCAGAACaagttgaaagtgaaataatcAACATTAGGCTATACAAGCAATAACCCGTATGCCCTCTAAGATCACAAAAAGTGCTCAATCAGTTTCTCATTATGCATATTACCAATGGTTTGTACATTTATTGGAATACTCATTCTTGTTTTGTCTCACTCATATTTTGCCCAACATACCTTTAGCAATGGAAAAATTCGTTCGACCAAGAGAGCATGGTCCTATTTCAGTTACTCGCATTATGTAGCTATGCTTGGTGACaacagaattaaaaataaaaaacaacaaattagcGTTTCAAATTTCTCAGGCTAAATCTAATAATCTCCCTAGAGAGAGCGGTTTAGTAAGAAAATAATCCTTGCCTTTACAACTATAATTGTTTACAACAATTATAGTTGGATAGAAATAAGCGTAGTGAAAGTTTCAAATATTGTGTGTTTTTCTGGAGAGCTGATTGCCCTTTTTCTTCTATTGTGAATACAACATCATTTAAAGCTAGATTATCTTCCTCGCCATCAGATCTAATTATCTTGGAGTCAAATTTGCATATTGTGATGACGTATATATTACaaaattcttgtgaaaaaagaaatcgGACTCGAATCATtcatttcagtaattttttaactGGTAAATAGAGTGGAAAGCCTGAGAAaggccagtttttttttcttaagcgGGTAATTTGGTTCCTTTCTCTTATGATTAAGCTAAATTAAGTTTTCCTGAAGAATGCTTTGATCCGACGACGTCGACACAAAAAGAGAGGTATCGCTAAAAGATGATGACAATATCTTTTGTTCCAGTCAACAATGGTTTTCAGCAACCCTACTGCAGTAAAGTTCAAGGGCCaccaaataataaaaaagaaataaattaagattGACCTAGATTATAAATCTGTATTTATGATAGTGACAATTGTTTTCAAAACCCACCAAAAGTCTATGAAAGATTGATGTGAGACAATGTTCTTGTAGGCTATTCATTCATTTCTGTAAtaattttctcagtttgaaGCTTTTAAGCAGGCGGAGTAACTTGATACTCCGGCTTTCCAAATTATATAAGACGAGAAGTCCAAAGAATATCATAAACTTACTTAAACCAGTTACCTTGGAAGTTCGGCTCATCATTATATaaagattattccatggaaagtgcgctgcgctcactcgtttGTTTTTTCGATGCATCACAACGAGTGTATAATCGTTCCTGCGCACTTTGCAAGGTAACTATGGTTCAAGTATGGTAAGTGTTATTTCATACTGCTGATcgatttatttgaaaaattggaaGCCATTTATGAGCTACTTTTTTTAAGGACCGTGCAAGAGGTGGCACATCGACCAAAAAGTGACCATCCTTATGTGTCAGACAGTGATACCTTATAGTGAACTTAGAAACGCGGTTAAGTTTTTTCGCCTAGAGTTGCTTCTTTAATGTAAAAAATTCACGTAAACTGAAACGAGCATCGGTAGCGGTAAAATGGCGGAAGTCAGTGCCCCGAGTAGAGGCAAATGTTGATTAACACCTTTTCAAACAACTTTTCCTTCCTGTGATATTTCTCGTGAGAAAATGCGTTGATATTTTCCagcaatattttaaattatacGACGTCAATCTTCAAACAAGCCTGACGCAAAAAATTGCCGTGATAATTATCATTTAGCTCAAGATGTCCttcaaaatttctctcaaaGTTGCTTTCAGGACTCCAATCATTTCTTGAGTACAGAGCGCAATCTAATCCGACACCCGATTTTAATTATTCATGGAGCAACATGCTAGGCTAACAACCCCCCTTAGTTTTGTGCTCTAATAGGTCTTGTGTCAGATTACAAAATATCTTAGAAAGGTTCATCCATGATTACAGTTTTAACAAGAAATGTTCTTTTTAAAACGAAAGAAACTTTATGATTCTCGACTGTCTGATTTCCTTCGATGAACTTTCAATAAGGTCGAACTCGAAAACCGTGAATAGGAGAATAATGTTGTGTTTAAAGTAATTCAGGTGCCTCGCTTGTTCTTGTGATTGGTTTGTGCacaattgaccaatcagaatcagATCAAAGTCGTCACGCTTTTCTTCGTTTCACAGAAAAGCCTTTTAACCAATGCTGGTTGAACCTGCTACTACTTGTAATAGCTAATTTTTCAACAGTCAAGAACGAATTTTCCTTCACTCTGGTAATTCTGTGCCTCAGCTTCATTTCTAAACAATTTGGACTTGAGAAATAGCCACTGATTCTAAAACCTGGTAAGAGACCACTACTTTTATTGACACGAATTTATACAACACTTTTTAGTATGATCTGGACGAATTTAAGTTAAATACGGGttgtaatgttaaatttttttataaaatgtattttgcATTCTTTTAAAAAGAGATTCCATTTACCATCACGCATTTTAATTAAGGTATAAGGACCTAAATTACACAGTAGTGCCCATTTTTGCTTCAATAAATCTACTCTATaatcaaaatgtaattttaataaataggATAAGTTCCTAAACAAATTGGGGCGCTGTGTCGGTGGAAggtattaaaaataaatttgtttttataaccTGAGTTGATGACGTGAATTGGACACCGTAGAGACACTTTAAAGGTAACGCTTTGAGAACAAAGGTTTTTCGTCAGCTTTCTAATCTCTTTATGGTGGCGAATTCACACAATCAACAAaattgatgaaaccaaattatcactTTCATAATAAATTCTTAGGCGATCTTAGATAATTCTTGTAAATTTAAGGTCCTAGGATAATCACATCTGAAGCCGAAGGTGTCAAATAAACATATCCTCTAATTCTTTGCACGTCGGTATGGTATTTAGACTTCAGTAAATTACAGGATGGAACACGGCGCAATCATTGAAGAATTTCGGTA is a window encoding:
- the LOC131796436 gene encoding uncharacterized protein, which gives rise to MKTTSVWCFFSVLVLSKTVFLKSISGSATSPPEKRSVQPPFFAGGSPPKGLPGTSQGIEIEQTLPYDPPGTPPYFFSLFDPSTNTPFYSAYKVTHAQSKDIGKGRRPGRIRWREGGVERGVPDLKIAYKEAIEKNRERLRGSRPNQELTKGHLNPSAINSFNEKFMDATYTFTNVVPQFAASNFYLTKFETKVENYAKDNCGKKDGTLYLLTGRSENGLVTSPAGIAVKDSTNVIPKPFPTDTFVQGTITLVTPRSLWTAVCCIWQVPGEEKKRAESFAMMSNNQDKRSNVHQTEMSVRELEEFLTTPPDAKVNLFPGEEECRPPAT